gattttaaaaagggggataaaaacataaaattaatagtTGGTACAGTCTCTGTTCTCTTGCCCCGCCACCTCACCTTCCTAGCTAACTGCTCTGCTATCAAAACTGACTAGACCTTTAATTCTTATTTAGATTGGATTAATGGAAACATACTTCATTTTAAACCATATATCCAATTATGTATGAGTTCAGTAAAGTTAATGGTCCTTAGAACCAACTCCACCTCTTTAGAACAGGATGAGCTGATGATTTGATTCATTCACTAAGATCAGTGGGGAATGTGACAGGGCCCCAGACCTTAGTAGGTCCTCAGATCTTAGCACAACTGACACCATGATGGAAGGACCATTCAGGCAACTCAgtaaaactcagcacatagacagcACCAAGtgccaaaaatgaaaacaaagacctaatctaTCAAAACCTATGGTTCtaggaaagtctctaaatgtactaaccttgcttttcggcttctgtagttctgcttctggcgaACTGTTCTTGCTAACTAAAGCTTGTTAGTCCAGAGCATgggttttgtgcttaaaagctcatctTGAGAAAAGCTCAGGGCTACACTGGGGTCCTGAACACCCAGTGTAGTCGTCAGCTGGCTCATAAAGACTTTCTGTTGGTTTAAACCAATGTCTGAGAAGTCTCGTCTGGTGAATACTCCACAACAAATTTGAAAGCCAGAactgggtacacacacacacacacacacacacacacacagagagagagaaagaactgtaaaaggaaggaaagaagaaagggaaagagggggagaaagagagacgtGTAAGATAGTTTAATTTGCTAACATTAGTGATATTGGATCTTTGCACTATGGGAATGAGCAAGCATGTGGAAAAGTTTCAGCCTTTGCCACGTCAGTTCACTTTCTCTTAGCTTTAAAGCTAAGACATTTGTCACTTTAAGGGCTATTTAGCCTTTGAACACTTTCTTCTTTTGCAGATGTTCATATTTTAAGAGGAAATGGGTGGAGCAATAGAACACATACGACATGGAAGTAAAAAAGAAGTTACTGAAGGCAAAAAGGGTACAAggaagaatgggggaggggaggagaatcaataaaaacaaattatgtttaaaaatgctATAGTGAACCTTATTCTTTGTAtaccaattaaaaatattaatctaggcagacatggtggtgcacacctttaataccagaatttccgaagcagaggcaagcagatctctgtgagtttgaggcctgcctgctgtAAGTAgtaagttcctggccagccaggattacataggGAGGTCCtgttaaaagaagaaaggaaggaagaaagaaggaaagagaaagaaaaatatgttaaaaatgaaaatgagacatATCAGAGGAATCAAAACCCTCTATAAAGACACTTGATTGGTAGCTAGATAAACACTGTCAGGTACTGTGAAGAATTTAATTTTGTATTGGGTCATTATTGTAAGCATCTtggtctggtttttgtttgtttgttagagagagcatctcactatgtaacactgggtgttctggaactcactgtacagACCCAACTAGCTCAcagagatgcacttgcctctgtcttctgagtgtggggattaaaggcatgacacCATGCCCAGTTATTGTATCTTTTAATGGTAGAATTTCTTTCAGTAAACTGGTGGGTGGGGTTTGGTCTTCTGATTGACAGCAGTCAGACCCTTCCATTGTCGCTAGTTGCCTATTGGTGGGGAAGCTAACAGTAGGGCAGTCAGTCTTTTGGGAATAGGCAGGACTGTCCTCATAGGAACCAGGACACTCTGAGGAAACTGTGCTACAGCTGTATGCAACCTCAGCTGATGCTCAAATCCACATTCCTAATGCAGACGTCCTGTGCTAGTCAAAACTTTTTCTAGGCAATTTGCATTGGCTTTAGAACACTCCGTTCAGGGCGAAAGAAGGCTTGATAAACTCTGTATTACCATGTTCCTCTTTActtgggaagggagggggagcacTTCCACAATGACTTGGCAAAACAATGACTCGGTGCTAAGGCCAGGCTTGTGATTCAGTTCATAGGTAAGATCTGCAATTGGGGGAGCTAGAAACTCCACACATGCAGCACTGGAAATGACAGAGTTACAGTCTGTATACAAACATGCCTTGtcctttctcttgctttaaaACCAAGCTATTCTCTATGTGCTTTTAGATTGCTCTGGCAGGTTTCTTACTGTACACTACTCGCCCCCTCTCCACACCCTCACTATTATTACATTAGGCTCAGTAATGACTTAGAAATAGACTGtggttatataatttttattattcagatttttaaaatctgttgtaagatttcatacatgagtactgtatttacatagtttctacccttccctccccccaacTCTTCCTGCGTCCTCCTAGCACCCTCCCAAATTCATAATGTTTTCATCTTTTAATTATGATTGTTActtctatatttatttacatgcatatgtgtataaagaaatacagatgggtggtggtatacgcctttaatcccaacactcgggaggcagagacaggtggatctctgtgagttcaaggccaccctggtctacaagagctagttccaggacaggctccaaagctacagagaaaccctgtttcaaaaactcaatcaaaaaatcacaacaaaaaagaataaactacAGAAAAATGGAGAAGATCCTGTGCCCTCATGTTTAGTGACGTGCTGTTTAGGCCAGCTCTAAACTGTTGGAAAAGAAAGCGAACTGCATGGAGAAATGTGAAGTTGATATGCTCCAGAGATGATCAGAGGAAATCGTGTGGCACTTGAGAGACAAGAGAGAATATCTGTTATTGACAGCTCTCCAGACCCTCTGAGACCTTATTTGACCACATCTCCTTCCTTCAGactcaacagaaaaaataaatgtgagcTTAAAATGCTCATCTGGCCACATCACTGATATATGCACatttgaaaaatcttttaaaagatttatttatttgtattttatgtgcatttgtgttttgtctgcatgcatgtctgtgagtgGCTGTCAGATCCCTGGACTGGACTTatatacagttgtgagctgccatgtgggtgctgggaatagaacctgggtcctgtggaagagcagccagtgctcttaacagctgagtcatctctccagcctccttttaAATCTTCTTCAAGCCACTTTATGTGGTTTTTAGCTCTTTGCAACTCAAAAAGACCTGACTAGAAAAAGAGTTAAAAGATTTTGACAACAATAAATGTTTGTGGAGGAAACTGCGTGTGCGCGGAGTAGCGTGTGCGGAGTAGTGGACACACAAGGCCATCAGACTTCAGTTGCTGGAAAACTTTTCAAAAGGCAATGGAGTTCCTCTGAAATGAGCCCAAGAAAACTCTTTTTCTTAACTTGGTTCGTAATCCTTTCATTCAGTCACTTATCTGAGATCCCTGATGTTTTCATATGAGAAGGAACACTTGCTTTCAACCTGTTTGCTTAAAAAGTCATCACCAAGGGGGCAGAAGATGaatttcagggttttgtttttgtgctttttttttaaagttcctttcttgttttccctttgttctccccttctcccatccccacctccaggaaaacaaaacacacacccacaccctgtGCAAAAAACGTAAACAAGCTAACAATTGACAGGCATAGCCAATTATTGGACTAGTGAAAGTCAACTaatgaatgcatgcatatacTTACACAAAGCAACCTTTTGCCCATCATTCTCTTCCCTGCTTGCATTTAATTCTAATGAAAGATATTTTACGACAGCTTTTCTTTTATGGTACTGCTGCTTATGACAGAGGTAATAGCTATGATACACCTCCTTACTATCTTCTTCATGTGAAATCAAATTAAGTGCTAAGCCTTTTATTCTTAGGAATAATAGTCGTACAGTTGTTTGTCTAGCATCTATTAGAAGTCCTCAGTCATTCTGGAATTGCTCGGCCTTTCTATAAACCTCCTGGAAGACTGCTGTCAAGTTCTTCTCCTCAGCAGGGTAAGATGTCTGCAAAGCACGTACACACTTCCTACAGTAATCTGTTGCTCAGCGATGCAGAGTTTCATCTAAGTGAATACACACAGCAAGGTACATAGTCAAGTTCAATGTGCGTTACTAAGAAACAGCTTGGAAGTCATGGCTTAATATTTCTCAACAGTTTTAATTCCGTGGTTATATTTAACTGCATTCACTCCAGAAATATATACCTCTACTCTCTATATTGATGCACAGCTTTCATTAAATGGCATCCACTCCACAGTCCAGAGAAGGTCGGTATGCAGATAGACTGGAATGACTCATAAGGACAAAAGGTCCAAGTGGTTATGATGAGAGAAGTGTCATTGTCCAAGATTATACAGAACACTCAAGAGCCTAGAGTGATCAGTGTGTCTATTTCTAAAGGATGCAGTTGGTATGGGAACAGAGGAGGGAAACTTTGGGGGCTTTTATTTCCTGGATGATTTTGAAGGTCACTCACGATAGAAAACATATTCAGTGTAAGAGGTCCAGATCCTGTCATCTGTTTGGTCGTGTGTGGCAGTGCAGGTGCCGGTGGAGTTGCATGCTACCATGTGGAAACCAGCATCAGCTAGTTTGTCAAAGGCTTGTTCCAGAAAAGTGAATTTGAGGTAGTATCGAGAAGTATATCGCTCAGGAGGGCGGTCTGGATCTCTGCTCTCATTCAGAGTATCTCCGAACACTTCTTTGGCTAATGAAATCTTACCACACACCATGATTCTGGCCACACGGCGGAATTTGGCATCTGTTTGGATGTCCCTGCCCAGAGTATAGGAGCCTCTATAGCCAATAGTAATGAAGCCAGACTTTTTGAGCTCAGAACCAGTGGCAGCTCTGAGGACTACGGAATTATCAGGGCCACTAACATGGATGTTATTAGCTGAAGAGAAATTAAAAGTGGCGTCAATGCTGGGGGAAAACTCTTCTACATCAATTTGACACGAGTCATTGACAACTGAGTTGAGGTTGTTCATTTTAAGAGCCAACATCTTGGCAAGGTCTGGCAACTTAAAGTATTCTGCTTCTCTGTGGAGCCGGCCACACTCTGGGAAGTGGTCAGGAAGCGTTACTTGCAGGTCTCTCATGTAGTCTAGGACATAACGAAAAAGAAAGCCATCTCGATCTATGAAGAATCTCCCTTTGTTGTCCTGGATCAGTGAGCAAGGGTTCTTTACACTGAACATTTCCCAGAGCCGGGAACCTGGAATACTGATGAGAGTGGGGTAGCGAGTTATGTACACCTGGCCACCTACATTGAGTTCAATAATCTCAGGGAAATTGCTGCAATCCTCAGATGGGTTGGCACCGCTTGACTTTTCTGGCATGGCCATGGTGacctgaaaataaacaaaacattacttttgaataaaaatgtgtAGTA
The sequence above is a segment of the Chionomys nivalis chromosome X, mChiNiv1.1, whole genome shotgun sequence genome. Coding sequences within it:
- the LOC130867581 gene encoding BTB/POZ domain-containing protein KCTD12-like, producing the protein MAMPEKSSGANPSEDCSNFPEIIELNVGGQVYITRYPTLISIPGSRLWEMFSVKNPCSLIQDNKGRFFIDRDGFLFRYVLDYMRDLQVTLPDHFPECGRLHREAEYFKLPDLAKMLALKMNNLNSVVNDSCQIDVEEFSPSIDATFNFSSANNIHVSGPDNSVVLRAATGSELKKSGFITIGYRGSYTLGRDIQTDAKFRRVARIMVCGKISLAKEVFGDTLNESRDPDRPPERYTSRYYLKFTFLEQAFDKLADAGFHMVACNSTGTCTATHDQTDDRIWTSYTEYVFYRE